Proteins encoded in a region of the Pseudomonadota bacterium genome:
- a CDS encoding HDOD domain-containing protein — protein sequence MLAKSTSKSQALAAVQHFVETEKRIPQLPQILLRVEATLDNPGAGGALLAKVILEDPALTAQVLKVANSTFYNPLGNKVNTVSRAIVVLGFDNIRRLVLGLSVSRMLTLVPRWSAYRSLWRHSLAVGLLARDLARLKNVADTEVVFVAGLLHDVGKFILGHLHGREYAEILERSFREPDFDLCRAENELFFCDHQSAGVVLAKSWGLP from the coding sequence ATGCTTGCAAAAAGTACCTCTAAAAGTCAGGCCCTGGCCGCAGTCCAGCATTTTGTCGAAACTGAAAAACGAATTCCTCAACTGCCGCAGATTTTGCTCAGGGTTGAAGCCACCCTTGATAATCCCGGGGCCGGCGGCGCCCTGCTGGCCAAGGTGATTCTCGAGGATCCGGCTCTGACCGCACAGGTTCTGAAAGTCGCCAATTCGACCTTTTATAACCCGCTGGGAAACAAGGTCAATACCGTCAGCCGGGCGATTGTGGTTCTGGGTTTTGATAATATCAGGCGTCTGGTTCTGGGTCTGAGCGTTTCCCGAATGCTTACCCTGGTGCCGCGTTGGTCGGCGTACCGCTCTCTCTGGAGGCATTCCCTGGCGGTCGGTTTGCTGGCCCGGGATCTGGCCCGGCTTAAGAACGTCGCCGATACTGAAGTTGTGTTCGTGGCCGGGTTGTTGCATGACGTGGGCAAGTTTATTCTGGGTCATCTCCATGGCCGGGAATACGCTGAGATTCTTGAAAGAAGTTTCAGAGAACCAGACTTCGACCTCTGTCGGGCTGAAAATGAATTATTTTTCTGCGATCACCAGTCTGCCGGCGTGGTCCTCGCCAAAAGTTGGGGGCTGCC